The following coding sequences lie in one Arabidopsis thaliana chromosome 3, partial sequence genomic window:
- a CDS encoding Transcription elongation factor (TFIIS) family protein (Transcription elongation factor (TFIIS) family protein; FUNCTIONS IN: transcription regulator activity, DNA binding; INVOLVED IN: transcription; LOCATED IN: nucleus; CONTAINS InterPro DOMAIN/s: Transcription factor IIS, N-terminal (InterPro:IPR017923), Transcription elongation factor, TFIIS/CRSP70, N-terminal, sub-type (InterPro:IPR003617), Transcription elongation factor, TFIIS/elongin A/CRSP70, N-terminal (InterPro:IPR010990); BEST Arabidopsis thaliana protein match is: Transcription elongation factor (TFIIS) family protein (TAIR:AT5G05140.1).), translating into MAKMRPSVSLDTWREYFRRGDSDIFGIIDHAIMVAAADWPKEFKSRSDRIAELLFSCKVSRCIGCDHLELSIAGDEAAVEIVGVGGGGDRGDSGVATGEGEEASVSVDEVMRIRDILSNKDDEKDSVLLESLRKLESMSMSVDILKDTEIGKAVNGLRRHSSDKISKLAKTLFAEWKRLVDQWMNTPEEMAGTEGTPESLNLSVIDEEEAFPSPPHDLDIYAPEPNGFELSQILDCLDCDGNPRHSVESKHERKSQSSAGRRPKGTNDANVVGRYCNDQQTRREEADVRPMKHSATDVVEPKRQTKQSREQMVSAIQRKPTAVTEQKRKLAGPQQDKLKALDPDSKFEFAKRKLQESYHQHENAKRQRTIQVLETIPKQNKVQKPQLKRPATRRYIYWYFWSSEFPGYELPSLILNLANPRDSSSQFSRHDELMIDIPVYFGLVLVQIDKAEMVDEMMIFKKMSVLLTEKDFVDAIVSVSLKDLTRSLFVRFEAKACPKFDLIHKTSVETVRCVGKTFMHMLSKVSREFPPRNRTHPGGLLYQRFDPTHLSLARQQVAICKETDSQYPHEIVIHWTSASA; encoded by the exons ATGGCGAAGATGAGACCATCTGTTTCGTTGGATACTTGGAGAGAGTATTTCCGGCGAGGAGattctgatatttttggtATCATTGATCATGCGATTATGGTAGCTGCTGCAGATTGGCCAAAGGAGTTTAAATCCAGGAGTGATAGAATTGCtgagcttctcttctcttgtaaaGTGAGTCGCTGCATTGGTTGTGACCACCTTGAGCTCTCGATAGCTGGAGACGAAGCGGCGGTGGAGATAGTTGGAGTTGGCGGCGGCGGTGATAGGGGTGATTCTGGTGTTGCGACGGGTGAAGGTGAAGAGGCGTCTGTGAGTGTTGATGAGGTTATGAGGATCAGAGATATCTTGTCGAACAAAGACGATGAG AAAGATTCTGTGTTACTCGAATCTCTGAGAAAGCTTGAGTCAATGTCTATGAGTGTGGACATTCttaag GATACTGAAATTGGAAAGGCTGTTAATGGTCTGAGGAGACATAGTTCCGATAAGATTAGCAAACTTGCAAAGACTCTTTTCGC AGAGTGGAAGAGGCTGGTGGACCAGTGGATGAACACCCCAGAGGAAATGGCTG GCACTGAAGGGACGCCAGAGTCTCTAAACCTTTCAgtaattgatgaagaagaagccttTCCTTCTCCTCCACATGATTTAGATATCTATGCACCTGAACCTAATGGGTTTGAACTTTCTCAG ATCTTAGATTGTTTGGACTGCGATGGAA ATCCTCGTCACAGTGTGGAGTCcaaacatgaaagaaaatcGCAAAGTAGTGCGGGGAGGAGACCCAAGGGAACAAATGATGCAAATGTGGTTGGGAGGTACTGCAATGATCAACAGACgaggagagaagaagctgatGTTAGACCTATGAAGCACTCAGCCACAGATGTTGTCGAGCCTAAAAGACAAACAAAGCAAAGTAGAGAACAAATGGTATCCGCAATCCAACGAAAACCAACTGCTGTTACTGAGCAAAAGCGGAAACTTGCTGGACCTCAACAAGAT AAACTCAAAGCTCTGGATCCAGACTCAAAGTTTGAGTTTGCAAAGCGGAAACTCCAAGAGAGCTACCACCAACATGAGAATG CTAAGAGACAGAGGACGATACAAGTACTGGAAACTATCCCAAAGCAAAATAAAGTTCAGAAACCGCAACTCAAGAGACCCGCCACACGAAGATA TATTTATTGGTACTTCTGGTCCAGTGAATTCCCG GGTTACGAGTTACCTTCCCTCATCCTCAATCTCGCGAATCCTCGTGATAGTTCCTCCCAATTCTCAAG ACATGATGAGTTGATGATTGATATTCCTGTATATTTTGGACTCGTACTTGTGCAGATAGATAAAGCAGAGATGGTGGATGAGATGATGATTTTCAAGAAGATGAGTGTCCTTCTAACTGAAAAGGATTTTGTTGATGCCATCGTATCTGTTTCTCTCAAGGACCTTACGAGATCACTCTTTGTCAGGTTCGAGGCCAAGGCTTGCCCTAAGTTTGACCTTATCCATAAGACTTCCGTCGAGACGGTTAGGTGCGTAGGGAAAACCTTTATGCATATGCTCTCTAAGGTTTCTAGAGAGTTTCCTCCCCGCAATCGAACTCATCCCGGTGGCCTCCTCTATCAGCGATTTGATCCTACTCACTTGTCTCTTGCTCGCCAACAAGTTGCTATATGCAAGGAAACTGATTCACAGTATCCGCATGAGATTGTGATTCACTGGACAAGTGCAAGCGCCTGA
- a CDS encoding RING/U-box superfamily protein (RING/U-box superfamily protein; FUNCTIONS IN: zinc ion binding; INVOLVED IN: biological_process unknown; LOCATED IN: cellular_component unknown; CONTAINS InterPro DOMAIN/s: Zinc finger, RING-type (InterPro:IPR001841), Zinc finger, C3HC4 RING-type (InterPro:IPR018957); BEST Arabidopsis thaliana protein match is: RING-H2 finger C1A (TAIR:AT2G40830.3); Has 35333 Blast hits to 34131 proteins in 2444 species: Archae - 798; Bacteria - 22429; Metazoa - 974; Fungi - 991; Plants - 531; Viruses - 0; Other Eukaryotes - 9610 (source: NCBI BLink).) → MTTTRRKNTHWCHTCRRGIHLQGEGRREGACIYCGNTFLERLYENVELSPFDLFGLAYEEARNRRNNRRSVIGEQLSFEELFNRLPALQDRRGPPPASLAAINSLQKIKIRQKHLGLDPYCPVCQDQFEIGSDARKMPCKHIYHSECILPWLVQRNTCPVCRKELPQDRNNSRKNPLWHLWPFRSSGLASNHNGSSPFH, encoded by the coding sequence ATGACTACGACTAGGCGGAAAAATACACATTGGTGTCATACTTGTAGACGAGGAATCCATCTTCAAGGAGAAGGCAGAAGAGAAGGAGCTTGCATTTACTGTGGTAACACCTTTCTTGAAAGGCTATATGAGAATGTTGAACTAAGCCCTTTTGATTTATTCGGATTAGCCTACGAAGAAGCTCGTAACCGTCGCAACAACAGAAGATCGGTTATAGGAGAACAACTAAGTTTTGAAGAGTTGTTTAACCGGCTCCCAGCACTACAAGACCGTCGTGGTCCTCCTCCAGCATCACTAGCCGCGATTAACTCATTGCAAAAGATCAAAATCAGGCAGAAGCATCTCGGTTTAGATCCCTATTGTCCGGTTTGCCAAGACCAGTTTGAAATCGGATCAGATGCAAGAAAAATGCCGTGTAAACATATCTACCATTCTGAATGTATACTCCCGTGGTTAGTCCAGCGTAATACTTGCCCCGTCTGCCGCAAAGAACTTCCACAAGACCGAAATAATAGCCGGAAAAATCCATTGTGGCATCTGTGGCCGTTCAGGTCCTCTGGTTTGGCCTCAAACCATAATGGATCATCACCTTTCCATTGA
- a CDS encoding Transcription elongation factor (TFIIS) family protein (Transcription elongation factor (TFIIS) family protein; FUNCTIONS IN: transcription regulator activity, DNA binding; INVOLVED IN: transcription; LOCATED IN: nucleus; CONTAINS InterPro DOMAIN/s: Transcription elongation factor, TFIIS/CRSP70, N-terminal, sub-type (InterPro:IPR003617), Transcription factor IIS, N-terminal (InterPro:IPR017923), Transcription elongation factor, TFIIS/elongin A/CRSP70, N-terminal (InterPro:IPR010990); BEST Arabidopsis thaliana protein match is: Transcription elongation factor (TFIIS) family protein (TAIR:AT5G05140.1); Has 30201 Blast hits to 17322 proteins in 780 species: Archae - 12; Bacteria - 1396; Metazoa - 17338; Fungi - 3422; Plants - 5037; Viruses - 0; Other Eukaryotes - 2996 (source: NCBI BLink).), with translation MAKMRPSVSLDTWREYFRRGDSDIFGIIDHAIMVAAADWPKEFKSRSDRIAELLFSCKVSRCIGCDHLELSIAGDEAAVEIVGVGGGGDRGDSGVATGEGEEASVSVDEVMRIRDILSNKDDEKDSVLLESLRKLESMSMSVDILKDTEIGKAVNGLRRHSSDKISKLAKTLFAEWKRLVDQWMNTPEEMAGTEGTPESLNLSVIDEEEAFPSPPHDLDIYAPEPNGFELSQILDCLDCDGNPRHSVESKHERKSQSSAGRRPKGTNDANVVGRYCNDQQTRREEADVRPMKHSATDVVEPKRQTKQSREQMVSAIQRKPTAVTEQKRKLAGPQQDKLKALDPDSKFEFAKRKLQESYHQHENAKRQRTIQVLETIPKQNKVQKPQLKRPATRR, from the exons ATGGCGAAGATGAGACCATCTGTTTCGTTGGATACTTGGAGAGAGTATTTCCGGCGAGGAGattctgatatttttggtATCATTGATCATGCGATTATGGTAGCTGCTGCAGATTGGCCAAAGGAGTTTAAATCCAGGAGTGATAGAATTGCtgagcttctcttctcttgtaaaGTGAGTCGCTGCATTGGTTGTGACCACCTTGAGCTCTCGATAGCTGGAGACGAAGCGGCGGTGGAGATAGTTGGAGTTGGCGGCGGCGGTGATAGGGGTGATTCTGGTGTTGCGACGGGTGAAGGTGAAGAGGCGTCTGTGAGTGTTGATGAGGTTATGAGGATCAGAGATATCTTGTCGAACAAAGACGATGAG AAAGATTCTGTGTTACTCGAATCTCTGAGAAAGCTTGAGTCAATGTCTATGAGTGTGGACATTCttaag GATACTGAAATTGGAAAGGCTGTTAATGGTCTGAGGAGACATAGTTCCGATAAGATTAGCAAACTTGCAAAGACTCTTTTCGC AGAGTGGAAGAGGCTGGTGGACCAGTGGATGAACACCCCAGAGGAAATGGCTG GCACTGAAGGGACGCCAGAGTCTCTAAACCTTTCAgtaattgatgaagaagaagccttTCCTTCTCCTCCACATGATTTAGATATCTATGCACCTGAACCTAATGGGTTTGAACTTTCTCAG ATCTTAGATTGTTTGGACTGCGATGGAA ATCCTCGTCACAGTGTGGAGTCcaaacatgaaagaaaatcGCAAAGTAGTGCGGGGAGGAGACCCAAGGGAACAAATGATGCAAATGTGGTTGGGAGGTACTGCAATGATCAACAGACgaggagagaagaagctgatGTTAGACCTATGAAGCACTCAGCCACAGATGTTGTCGAGCCTAAAAGACAAACAAAGCAAAGTAGAGAACAAATGGTATCCGCAATCCAACGAAAACCAACTGCTGTTACTGAGCAAAAGCGGAAACTTGCTGGACCTCAACAAGAT AAACTCAAAGCTCTGGATCCAGACTCAAAGTTTGAGTTTGCAAAGCGGAAACTCCAAGAGAGCTACCACCAACATGAGAATG CTAAGAGACAGAGGACGATACAAGTACTGGAAACTATCCCAAAGCAAAATAAAGTTCAGAAACCGCAACTCAAGAGACCCGCCACACGAAGATAG